AGATAGATTGCGAAACAATCATCTTGCATGATTCCAATATAATCTATATATTTGCAGTGTGCAAGAGGAAATATCTAAAACATGCGGAGTTTGCTCAGGTGCAATCAGATAAAATATTCACTACCGGGACAGAGCCCCGGTAGGCGCTCAGATAAAATATGTCAACCACTATGATATTTAACAACAACATCAAAATTCTGCGACAAAGAAAAAACCGGACACAGGATATTGTCGCAGGTGAATTAAATGTTAGCCGCTCGACGGTGAACAGCTATGAAAACGGCAGTATAAAAAATCCGACGCTGGATGCACTGATGATGTTTTCAAAGTATTATAAAGTGTCAATCGATACAATGGTAAAAGTCGACCTTACCAAACTTTCGGAATTCCAGTTGTCGGAACTCGAAAGAGGTAATGATGTATTCGTTACCGGTTCGCGACTACGTGTATTGGCAACAACTGTCGATAGTCATAATAGAGAAAATATCGAAGTAGTCCCGATCAAAGCGAAGGCCGGATATAAAAACGGTTTTGCTGATCCGGACTTTATCAAAAAACTTCCGACGTTTCAGTTACCAATTCTTTTCAATGACAGGAAATACAGAATGTTCCAGATCAGCGGTGATTCAATGTTGCCGATTCCGGATAAGTCGTATGTAATTGCTGAATATCTGGAAAACTGGTACGACATCAAAGACGATGAAGCTTACGTTCTATTGACACAGGAAGAAGGAATTGTTTTTAAGATCGTTCAAAATCATTTGCGCAAAAAAAGATCGCTGACATTAAAATCGCTGAACACCACTTACAATCCGTACGAGCTTAATGTTAGTGAGATCCGCGAAGTGTGGAAATTCTGCAATTACATGAGTACGGAAATTCCGGATAGTAATTTTGCGAAAGAAGATCTGATCGAGAAGCTTTCTAAATTGGAGATGGAGGTTAAGTCGATTAAGAACGTTATTCAGAATTAATAATTAATAATTTCAGTTTATAAACTGACCGAACGAAATTCAATTCAGAATATTGACTTCATCAAATAATTTATTCTAATTAATTTTTTCAGGAAATCCAATCAAATAAGAAACACTCAGACCAAAACGACTTTTTACATATCCGGAGCGCCATACATAGGAAGTGTAATTAGTTTCATTTGCAAAAACTAGTAATTCACTTGGTCTATATAGCCGGAGAATCGAAACAACACCATCCCACATCGTACAAAGTGGAATCAAAGGAATCAGATAAGTAAAAAGAATACGGGAGAAACGAAAAGGCCTGAAGAAGGGCGTAAAAATAAAAAACAAGATTGGATGAATGAATACTGCTCCAAGAATCATCCAGATGCTTTTGTTGCCGCCGTCAAAAATACAGATTCCGGATCGGGAATCTACTGCATTCTTTAAGACAGATTTTGCAAAGTCAGGATCGAAATGATGAAAACCTGAAAAGATCGTTCGCACACCTTTAAGTTCAGAAGGAACATCTGATGCATCAACGGATTTTTTGGAATATAAAATTCTGCCGCTGCTTTTTCTTTCGAGAAAACGATAGGCTTCAAGATTTGGGAATTTATCTGTAACAACTACTATGATATCGTTCGACTGCTCCCTGAGGTCATTATATACCTGCTCAATTGCACCACCACCACCTGAGCACAGATCGATCAGAGTAGTTGAATTCGTCTTCGACAATACTTCTAAGATGAGCGGCGAGACTGGCTTATAGAAATTTAATGCTGTCAGCAAATACCTCAAATAATCTGTCATCCCGGAACGAATCACATCCGGAAACCATTTCTGGTCTTCAAACTCAAAAAGTAATTTTCTTGCCGACAACTGCAGATCCTATTTAATTTCTTTCAACAATTCAATCTTAGCGGCTTTCATTTTATCCAATTCATCTTTGCTTACTTCCGGAAAAACCGGATTCATCTCACGTAATTTTTCAAGTATGATCTTCCCAATTAAACTTCGGGCAGATTCCTTTTCGTCAGCCGGAATAATATACCATGGCGATTTTTCTGAACTTGTTGAACTCAATGCGCTTTCATAAGCTTTCTGGTATTCATCCCAATGTCCGCGTTCAACAATATCACCTGAAGAATATTTCCAATGTCGTTCTCTGTCATCGATACGATCAATCAATCTCTGGGCTTGTTCCTTTTTTGAGATGTGCAAAAAGAATTTCAATATTCCGGTTCCATTTTGATTCAGATTCTTTTCGAAAGCACTGATCTGCTTGTATCGCTTCTCCCAGAATTTTTCGGTGATATCAGAGACTTTTTGAATACCTGGCAGCCGCTCAGCTAAAACTATTTCAGGGTGAACCTTTGCAATAAGTACATTCTCATAATGCGAACGATTAAAAATTGTGATCTGTCCATGCTCGGGTAACTTTAATACATGCCGCCATAAATAATCGTGTTCAAGTTCATGGGTCGTAGGATGCTTGAAACTATGAACAGCTACTCCCTGCGGATTTATACCGTTCATGATATGCTTGATCGCACCATCTTTTCCGGAAGCATCCATGCCCTGGAAAATGATCAACAATGACTGGCGATCTTCTGCAAATAGTTTGTACTGCAAATCAGAAATTGATTCTATGTCTTTGCTTAATTCTTCTTTTCCATCCTTCTTTTTCTTTTTATCAGAGTCCGTTGAAGTAGAAAATTTTGACAACTTGAGTTTACCTGAAGTTCCGACGCGATATTTTTTTAAATCCATGTTTAATTAATTTACCGGTTTATTTCCCGCTGATTTGCGCAGATAAATCGCAGAATTTAAAGGTACGGATTTTAAAATTGACATTAATGAAAGATCACGACAACATCAATGATGCTTCTCCAGCGAACGCACCGCAAAAAAAACAGAAAAAAGTGTCAGTACCGCTCCCATTAAAAACGGCGCACCGGGGAAGTATACGGGTGCATCAGCTGCCGTGAAATATGAAAATAAATTTGTCATCAATAGCGGTCCGACAATGGAGGTTACGCTTATCAGACTTGTTAATGCTCCCTGCAATTCGCCTTGTTGATTTGCCGGAACTTGTCCTGACATTACACCTTGCAATGCAGGCCCACAAATTCCGCCAAGTGAAAAAGGAATAACGAAAGCAAACATCATCCAGCTTTTTGTTGCAAAGGCAAAACAAACAAAGCCGATAACATAGAGCGTCAATCCAATGTAAATGGATTTCTTCTGTCCAAGTTTGGGAATTACAATCCGGATCAATCCGCCTTGAACAATTGCAATCATCAATCCTACAAAGCCTAATGAATAGCCAACCATTTTTTCATTCCACTTGAATTTTTCCATCGTGTAGAATGTCCAGGTACTTTGTGTAGCATGGCTTGCAATATATATGAAAACCAGACTTACAACTAAACTGAGAATTACCGGATAGTGAGATAATCGTTTCAAGGAACCTACAGGATTTGCGCGCTTCCATTCGAACTTTCTCCGATGCTCTTTATCCAGCGATTCAGGCAAAATAAAATATCCATAGAGTGTATTTAATAATGCAAGACCGGCTGCCGCGAAAAACGGAATACGCGCACCATAATGTCCAAGTAATCCGCCAAGCACCGGACCGATAATAAAACCAAGTCCGAATGCAGCTCCTATCAATCCGAAATTCTGAGAACGTTTCTCCGGTGTACTGATATCGGCAATGTATGCCGTTGCTGTAGTAAAACTTGCACCTGTAACTCCTGAAATCAGTCGGCCGATAAATAGCCAGATTATTGTTGGCGCAAATCCCATTAATAAATAATCAATCCCAAAACCAAATAACGAAATCAAAAGTACCGGACGTCTTCCATACTTATCGCTCAGTGCTCCGATAATTGGCGAAAACAAAAACTGCATTGTTGCATATGCAAACATCAACCACCCTGCATATGTTGAAGCCATACTCAAATCGCCACCAATCATTTCCTCGATCAACTTCGGTAATACAGGAATGATGATGCCGAGACCGATGACGTCGATCAGCATGGTGATGAAGATGAAAGGGAGAGCAGACTTGGGTTGTTTCAATTTATAGTATTTCTATAATGAAGTGGAATGAAGTGGACTGAAGTGGAATGAAGTGAAGTGAAGTGAAGTGGAATGAAGTGGAATGAAGTGGAATGAAGTGGAATGAAGTGAAGTTAAATGAAGTGGAATGAAGTGGAATGAAGTGAAGTTAAATGAAGTGGAATGAAGTGGAATGAAGTGGAATGAAGTGGAATGAAGTGAAGTTAAATGAAGTTAAATGAAGTGGAATGAAGTGGAATGAAGTGGAATGAAGGATAGTGCAGTGGAGTGAAATCAATCATTCTTTCATTCTATACTGTTTACAATCTTCACATTTCACTTCTTTCTACTTATTTTCACTTATTTTTACTTCATTATACTTCTCTTTACTTCATTTCATTTCATTTTATTTCATAGTTGGCATTCCGAATTTCGCCCAGTCCTCACGTGTAGGTCCATAAGGTCCAACTACAGGCAATCCAAGCATTCTCATAAGTACGATCATTTCTGCTCTGTGATGAGCTTCGTGTTTGATGAGAATTGTTAGTGTAGTACCACGTTTCCACATTTCACCATACATGTTGTCTTCCTTTTGCAGATCGTCAACTGTCCATTTCTTTTTTATTTCTTCGGCAAGTGAATTGGCGCCATTTTCATAAGCACTGCAAAGTTCTTTTACATTCTCCCCTGAATAATTTTCCTGGTCTTTGATGTCAACATTTAAACCGACTTTGGCCATCATCTCCTGCATTGTGTGAACAATGTGCCAGGCAAGAAATCCAAGTGTTCTTACATCGGGATGAACGACTTTTGTCAGACTGTCATCAGTAAGGTTTTTGAATAAACTGAGAGTCGACTGACTTTCATATTTCCAGTCGGTTAGGAAATCTTCTAATACTCTATACATAATTTTAAGATTTTAATTGTGTGGTTGTATTCACAAATAAACACAATTAATCCATGCTCAACAAAGAGTTTAGAAAAATGACATGAAATTAACAATGATTAAATCAATGCTTCAGTTTATTCAGGAAATTGATATCTACCGACCCTGTATTTCTGAAAATCATTGTCAGAATAGCCAGTCCGACAGCAACTTCAGCCGCTGCTACTGCCATGATAAAGAAAACGAACACTTGCCCTGCTGAATCACCAAAATATGTTGAGAAAGCAGCTAACAGTAAATTTACCGCATTCAGCATTAGCTCAATGCACATGAAAATGATAATTGCATTTCTTCTGAAAAGCACTCCAA
The nucleotide sequence above comes from Bacteroidota bacterium. Encoded proteins:
- a CDS encoding LexA family transcriptional regulator, giving the protein MIFNNNIKILRQRKNRTQDIVAGELNVSRSTVNSYENGSIKNPTLDALMMFSKYYKVSIDTMVKVDLTKLSEFQLSELERGNDVFVTGSRLRVLATTVDSHNRENIEVVPIKAKAGYKNGFADPDFIKKLPTFQLPILFNDRKYRMFQISGDSMLPIPDKSYVIAEYLENWYDIKDDEAYVLLTQEEGIVFKIVQNHLRKKRSLTLKSLNTTYNPYELNVSEIREVWKFCNYMSTEIPDSNFAKEDLIEKLSKLEMEVKSIKNVIQN
- a CDS encoding class I SAM-dependent methyltransferase, translated to MSARKLLFEFEDQKWFPDVIRSGMTDYLRYLLTALNFYKPVSPLILEVLSKTNSTTLIDLCSGGGGAIEQVYNDLREQSNDIIVVVTDKFPNLEAYRFLERKSSGRILYSKKSVDASDVPSELKGVRTIFSGFHHFDPDFAKSVLKNAVDSRSGICIFDGGNKSIWMILGAVFIHPILFFIFTPFFRPFRFSRILFTYLIPLIPLCTMWDGVVSILRLYRPSELLVFANETNYTSYVWRSGYVKSRFGLSVSYLIGFPEKIN
- a CDS encoding polyphosphate kinase 2 family protein, giving the protein MDLKKYRVGTSGKLKLSKFSTSTDSDKKKKKDGKEELSKDIESISDLQYKLFAEDRQSLLIIFQGMDASGKDGAIKHIMNGINPQGVAVHSFKHPTTHELEHDYLWRHVLKLPEHGQITIFNRSHYENVLIAKVHPEIVLAERLPGIQKVSDITEKFWEKRYKQISAFEKNLNQNGTGILKFFLHISKKEQAQRLIDRIDDRERHWKYSSGDIVERGHWDEYQKAYESALSSTSSEKSPWYIIPADEKESARSLIGKIILEKLREMNPVFPEVSKDELDKMKAAKIELLKEIK
- a CDS encoding TCR/Tet family MFS transporter, translated to MKQPKSALPFIFITMLIDVIGLGIIIPVLPKLIEEMIGGDLSMASTYAGWLMFAYATMQFLFSPIIGALSDKYGRRPVLLISLFGFGIDYLLMGFAPTIIWLFIGRLISGVTGASFTTATAYIADISTPEKRSQNFGLIGAAFGLGFIIGPVLGGLLGHYGARIPFFAAAGLALLNTLYGYFILPESLDKEHRRKFEWKRANPVGSLKRLSHYPVILSLVVSLVFIYIASHATQSTWTFYTMEKFKWNEKMVGYSLGFVGLMIAIVQGGLIRIVIPKLGQKKSIYIGLTLYVIGFVCFAFATKSWMMFAFVIPFSLGGICGPALQGVMSGQVPANQQGELQGALTSLISVTSIVGPLLMTNLFSYFTAADAPVYFPGAPFLMGAVLTLFSVFFAVRSLEKHH
- a CDS encoding DinB family protein, whose translation is MYRVLEDFLTDWKYESQSTLSLFKNLTDDSLTKVVHPDVRTLGFLAWHIVHTMQEMMAKVGLNVDIKDQENYSGENVKELCSAYENGANSLAEEIKKKWTVDDLQKEDNMYGEMWKRGTTLTILIKHEAHHRAEMIVLMRMLGLPVVGPYGPTREDWAKFGMPTMK
- the nuoK gene encoding NADH-quinone oxidoreductase subunit NuoK, producing the protein MNTIFQTIPLSHYVILSTLLFCIGVLGVLFRRNAIIIFMCIELMLNAVNLLLAAFSTYFGDSAGQVFVFFIMAVAAAEVAVGLAILTMIFRNTGSVDINFLNKLKH